A genomic segment from Bradyrhizobium sp. CB1015 encodes:
- a CDS encoding helix-turn-helix domain-containing protein, translated as MQPKSSSILECPVGRAVETVGEWWSILILRDAFQGATKFDEFSQSLGIAPNILSRRLAHLTESGMFVRRRYQERPPRYEYVLTDKARDFFPVIATLLAWGNKHLAPKGESILLANRSDVRPLEPIVVDATDKRPITLANAVVVAGPRASRGMRARLASLKAMNPAVAPAGD; from the coding sequence ATGCAGCCAAAATCCTCCTCGATCCTCGAATGCCCGGTCGGTCGCGCGGTGGAGACGGTCGGCGAATGGTGGAGCATCCTGATTCTGCGCGATGCGTTTCAGGGTGCCACGAAGTTCGACGAGTTCTCGCAAAGCCTTGGCATCGCGCCGAACATCCTGTCGCGGCGGCTTGCGCATCTCACCGAAAGCGGCATGTTCGTTCGTCGCCGCTATCAGGAGCGTCCGCCGCGCTACGAATATGTGCTGACGGACAAGGCGCGGGATTTCTTCCCGGTGATCGCTACGCTGCTCGCTTGGGGCAACAAGCATCTCGCGCCGAAGGGCGAATCCATCCTGCTGGCGAACCGGAGCGACGTCCGCCCGCTCGAGCCGATTGTGGTCGATGCCACCGACAAGCGCCCGATCACGCTCGCCAATGCGGTCGTCGTCGCAGGTCCCCGCGCCAGCCGCGGCATGCGCGCACGGCTCGCTTCGCTCAAGGCCATGAACCCGGCCGTCGCGCCGGCTGGAGACTGA
- a CDS encoding LysE family translocator produces the protein MIETNFGLFLAAAFLIAAVPGPGIFYVAARTLSEGRASGFASTAGTALGGLVHVVAGSLGISAIILASAELFAAVKFVGALYLIWLGIKTFRSAGSNLSLGSEPIGDKRAFRDGVLVEALNPKTAAFFLAFIPQFLDPAGSNPTLQFILLGAISVALNTLADVVVVLMASATRAQLIGRPQLMRRLTQGSAVFIAGLGLSLALARRPANG, from the coding sequence ATGATCGAAACGAATTTTGGGCTGTTCCTGGCCGCAGCTTTCCTCATCGCCGCCGTTCCCGGTCCTGGCATTTTTTACGTCGCGGCGCGGACCTTGTCGGAGGGGCGAGCCAGCGGCTTTGCCTCGACCGCGGGCACGGCGCTGGGTGGACTGGTTCATGTGGTCGCGGGCAGCCTCGGCATCTCCGCCATCATCCTGGCCAGTGCGGAGCTGTTTGCCGCCGTGAAATTCGTCGGCGCGCTCTATCTGATCTGGCTCGGCATCAAGACGTTTCGCAGCGCCGGCAGCAACCTGTCGCTTGGGAGCGAGCCCATCGGCGACAAGCGCGCGTTCCGCGACGGCGTGCTGGTCGAAGCGCTCAATCCGAAGACCGCGGCGTTCTTCCTCGCCTTCATTCCGCAGTTTCTCGATCCCGCGGGATCGAATCCGACGCTGCAATTCATCCTGCTGGGTGCGATCTCGGTGGCGCTGAACACGCTCGCCGATGTCGTGGTGGTGCTGATGGCCTCGGCGACGCGCGCGCAGCTGATCGGACGGCCGCAGCTGATGCGTCGCCTCACGCAGGGCTCCGCCGTCTTCATCGCGGGCCTCGGCCTCTCGCTCGCGCTGGCGCGGCGGCCGGCAAATGGCTAG
- a CDS encoding uracil-DNA glycosylase family protein, giving the protein MIPEPAPTVRELLAFYLEAGVDCALAEEPIDRLAEIDAPPPSPRAAPPTEAPRPVAAPAVMRGEAAPAPEVAIASAREAARTAPTLEALRELMQNFEGCALKHTATRLVFADGNPQARIMFVGEAPGRDEDIEGLPFVGRSGKLLDLMIGAIGLNRSTAYIANVIPWRPPGNRTPTPQETQICLPFIQRQIELVNPDVLVTLGNPSTQTLLGTREGIMRTRGRWFDYDTGQRVIRALPTFHPAYLLRSPSYKRLAWQDLRSIAKALAG; this is encoded by the coding sequence ATGATCCCCGAACCCGCACCCACCGTCCGAGAGCTGCTCGCCTTCTATCTGGAGGCCGGTGTCGACTGCGCGCTTGCGGAGGAACCGATAGACCGCCTGGCGGAAATCGATGCGCCGCCACCCAGCCCGCGCGCGGCCCCGCCGACCGAGGCGCCGCGGCCGGTCGCCGCGCCCGCGGTCATGCGGGGCGAAGCCGCGCCTGCGCCGGAGGTCGCCATCGCCTCGGCGCGCGAGGCCGCGCGCACCGCGCCGACCCTCGAGGCGCTGCGCGAGCTGATGCAGAATTTCGAGGGCTGCGCGCTGAAGCACACGGCGACGCGGCTGGTGTTCGCCGACGGCAACCCGCAGGCGCGCATCATGTTCGTCGGCGAGGCGCCGGGCCGCGACGAGGACATCGAGGGACTGCCCTTCGTCGGGCGCAGCGGCAAGCTGCTCGATCTGATGATAGGAGCCATCGGCCTCAACCGCAGCACAGCGTACATCGCCAACGTCATTCCCTGGCGGCCGCCCGGCAACCGCACGCCGACGCCGCAGGAGACGCAAATCTGCCTGCCGTTCATCCAGCGCCAGATCGAGCTGGTGAACCCCGACGTGCTGGTGACGCTCGGCAATCCTTCGACACAGACGCTGCTGGGAACGCGCGAAGGCATCATGCGCACGCGCGGGCGCTGGTTCGACTACGACACCGGCCAGCGGGTGATCCGCGCGCTGCCGACGTTTCACCCGGCCTATCTCTTGCGCTCGCCGTCCTACAAGCGGCTGGCCTGGCAGGACCTGCGATCGATCGCGAAGGCGCTGGCGGGTTGA
- the fabF gene encoding beta-ketoacyl-ACP synthase II → MRRIVVTGMGAVSPLGCGVELTWRRLLAGQSGLRPLPEWAQALPARIAGLVPDKTDDADGGFDPAQAAAPKDQRKMDRFILFALLATAEAVAQAKWTPQDASALERTATIIASGVGGFPAMAEAVRITEQRGARRLSPFTIPSFLANLAAGHVSIKYGYKGALGTPVTACAAGVQAIGDAARMIRSGEADVAICGGAEACIDIVSLGGFAAARALSSGFNGEPARASRPFDRNRDGFVMGEGAGILVIEALEHAQARGARPIAEIVGYGTTADAYHMTSGPPDGDGARRAMEIALRQARLAPADVQHLNAHATSTPAGDESELGAIAALFGRNRGIAVSATKSATGHLLGAAGGLEAIFTVLALRDQIAPPTLNLEDPDSSADGIDIVAGSARPMPMQHAISNGFGFGGVNASVILRRMG, encoded by the coding sequence ATGCGTCGTATCGTCGTAACGGGAATGGGCGCGGTGTCGCCGCTTGGCTGCGGCGTCGAACTGACGTGGCGGCGGCTGCTCGCCGGGCAAAGCGGGCTGCGCCCGTTGCCGGAATGGGCACAGGCGCTGCCGGCGCGCATCGCAGGTCTCGTGCCCGACAAGACGGATGATGCCGACGGCGGTTTCGATCCCGCGCAAGCTGCCGCGCCCAAAGACCAGCGCAAGATGGACCGCTTCATCCTGTTTGCGCTGCTCGCCACGGCAGAAGCCGTCGCGCAAGCCAAATGGACACCGCAGGACGCGAGCGCGCTCGAGCGCACCGCGACGATCATCGCCTCCGGCGTCGGCGGCTTTCCGGCGATGGCGGAGGCGGTGCGCATCACCGAGCAGCGCGGCGCGCGCCGGCTGTCGCCGTTCACGATCCCCTCGTTCCTCGCCAATCTCGCCGCCGGCCACGTCTCGATCAAGTACGGCTACAAGGGCGCGCTGGGCACGCCCGTCACCGCCTGCGCGGCCGGTGTGCAGGCGATCGGCGATGCCGCGCGCATGATTCGATCAGGCGAAGCAGACGTTGCGATCTGCGGCGGCGCGGAAGCCTGCATCGACATCGTCAGCCTCGGCGGCTTTGCGGCAGCGCGTGCACTGTCGAGCGGCTTCAATGGCGAGCCCGCGCGCGCCTCGCGTCCGTTCGATCGCAACCGCGACGGTTTCGTCATGGGCGAAGGCGCCGGCATCCTGGTGATCGAGGCGCTGGAGCATGCGCAGGCGCGCGGCGCGAGGCCGATCGCGGAGATCGTCGGCTACGGCACCACCGCGGACGCCTATCACATGACGTCAGGGCCGCCCGATGGCGACGGTGCCCGCCGCGCCATGGAGATCGCGCTGCGGCAGGCCAGGCTTGCGCCTGCCGATGTGCAGCACCTCAACGCGCATGCGACCTCGACACCGGCGGGCGACGAGAGCGAGCTCGGCGCCATCGCCGCGCTGTTCGGCCGCAACCGCGGCATTGCCGTGAGCGCGACCAAATCGGCCACGGGTCACCTGCTCGGCGCCGCCGGCGGGCTGGAAGCGATCTTCACCGTGCTCGCGCTGCGCGACCAGATCGCGCCGCCCACGCTCAATCTCGAAGACCCCGATTCCAGCGCGGACGGCATCGACATTGTCGCAGGTAGCGCGCGGCCGATGCCGATGCAGCATGCCATCTCCAACGGGTTCGGGTTCGGCGGGGTGAATGCCAGCGTGATCTTGCGCCGGATGGGCTGA
- a CDS encoding tetratricopeptide repeat protein, with the protein MFSNRFNRWTAAAIALMGTAIATVPGAVLAQTPDHPENTAAQFPTRNDLKSLTGAGSYLAARHASVERDAASAAAFYRSALRTDPKNNELLDRAFISSVADGDIDEAVKLAERILTIDKTNRVARLVVGVHDLKLKKYVAAQTNINQSIRGPITDLVATLLSGWAAYGAGDAKGGVATIDKLAGPEWYPLFKDLHTGMILELSGKEKDAGTRFERAYKLDDSMLRVTEAYARWLSRNKDSAAATNVYQAFDKKLARHPLIQEGLRETKAGKKMPPLVDSAQGGAAEALYGIGATLTRRGGEDLALVYLQLSLYLQPSHPLALLSLADLYESVKRPQMAIKVYERVPAASPLKRNAQIQLAIDLDSADRTDDAIKILKGVTTEDAKDLEAIMALGNIERGRKRFGDCGATYSKGIDVLPAGNDKANSVWYYYRGICEERSKQWAKAEADMKKALELQPDQPHVLNYLGYSWIDQGVNLDEGMKMIKRAVEQRPDDGYIVDSLGWAYYRIGNYEEAVKNLERAIDLKPEDPTINDHLGDAYWRVGRTLEAKFQWSHARDLKPEPEELPKIEAKIANGLTEDNSNSSAAQAEKKKDDGKGG; encoded by the coding sequence ATGTTTTCAAATCGTTTCAACCGCTGGACTGCTGCCGCCATCGCCCTCATGGGCACTGCGATCGCGACGGTCCCCGGCGCGGTCCTGGCGCAGACGCCGGATCATCCGGAGAACACGGCGGCGCAGTTTCCGACGCGAAACGATCTGAAGTCGCTCACCGGCGCCGGCAGCTATCTCGCCGCCCGCCACGCCAGCGTCGAGCGCGACGCGGCCTCGGCCGCCGCATTCTACCGTTCGGCGCTCCGCACCGATCCCAAGAACAACGAGCTGCTCGACCGTGCCTTCATCTCGTCGGTCGCCGACGGCGACATCGACGAGGCGGTCAAGCTCGCCGAGCGCATCCTCACCATCGACAAGACCAACCGCGTCGCGCGTCTCGTCGTTGGCGTGCACGATCTCAAGCTGAAGAAGTACGTCGCGGCGCAGACCAACATCAACCAGTCGATCCGCGGTCCCATCACCGATCTCGTCGCCACGCTGCTTTCGGGCTGGGCCGCCTATGGTGCGGGCGATGCCAAGGGCGGTGTCGCCACGATCGACAAGCTGGCTGGTCCGGAATGGTATCCGCTGTTCAAGGACCTCCACACCGGCATGATCCTGGAGCTCTCCGGCAAGGAGAAGGACGCCGGCACCCGCTTCGAGCGCGCCTACAAGCTCGACGATTCCATGCTGCGCGTGACCGAGGCCTATGCGCGCTGGCTGTCGCGCAACAAGGATTCCGCCGCGGCCACCAATGTCTACCAGGCCTTCGACAAGAAGCTCGCACGCCATCCGCTGATCCAGGAAGGCCTGCGCGAGACCAAGGCCGGCAAGAAGATGCCGCCGCTGGTCGATTCCGCGCAAGGAGGCGCCGCCGAGGCGCTCTACGGCATCGGCGCGACGCTGACCCGCCGCGGCGGCGAGGATCTGGCGCTGGTCTATCTCCAGCTCTCGCTCTACCTGCAGCCGAGCCATCCGCTGGCGCTGCTCTCGCTTGCCGATCTCTATGAATCGGTGAAGCGGCCGCAGATGGCGATCAAGGTCTATGAGCGCGTGCCCGCGGCCTCGCCGCTCAAGCGTAACGCGCAGATCCAGCTCGCCATCGATCTCGATTCCGCCGACCGCACCGACGACGCGATCAAGATCCTCAAGGGCGTCACGACGGAGGATGCCAAGGACCTCGAAGCCATCATGGCGCTCGGCAATATCGAGCGCGGCCGCAAGCGGTTCGGCGATTGCGGCGCGACCTATTCGAAAGGCATCGACGTGCTGCCGGCCGGCAACGACAAGGCCAACAGCGTCTGGTATTATTATCGCGGTATCTGCGAGGAGCGCTCCAAGCAGTGGGCCAAGGCCGAAGCCGACATGAAGAAGGCGCTCGAGCTGCAGCCCGACCAGCCGCACGTCCTCAACTATCTCGGCTATTCCTGGATCGACCAGGGCGTGAATCTCGACGAAGGCATGAAGATGATCAAGCGTGCCGTCGAGCAGCGTCCCGACGACGGCTATATCGTCGACTCCCTCGGCTGGGCCTATTACCGCATCGGCAATTACGAGGAGGCGGTGAAGAACCTCGAGCGCGCGATCGATCTCAAGCCCGAGGATCCCACCATCAACGACCACCTCGGCGATGCCTATTGGCGCGTCGGCCGCACGCTGGAGGCAAAATTCCAGTGGTCGCATGCGCGCGATCTCAAGCCCGAGCCGGAAGAGCTGCCGAAGATCGAGGCCAAGATCGCCAATGGTTTGACCGAGGACAATTCGAACTCTTCTGCGGCGCAGGCCGAGAAGAAGAAGGACGACGGCAAGGGCGGTTGA
- a CDS encoding 4-(cytidine 5'-diphospho)-2-C-methyl-D-erythritol kinase has protein sequence MSALIEEGRAKVNLSLRVVGRRADGYHDLESVVAFADCADRLTLEPGGELKLTTTGPLAAACGDTADNLVLKAARLLAEAVPGLKLGAFALDKVLPVAAGIGGGSADAAAALRLLARLNDLSLDDPRIQKVALATGADVPVCLLSRACDMTGVGEQLLPLALPSMPCVMVNPRVPVATKDVFQALGLRNGELLVGVTDVIRAPAWPEEGGSISDWVEVLDTVANDLEAPALRIEPVIGKVLDALRDSAGVKLARMSGSGATCFAIYGAPAEAHAAAEKIRRDHPDWWVHAGTLS, from the coding sequence ATGTCGGCGTTGATTGAAGAGGGGCGGGCGAAGGTCAATTTGAGCCTTCGCGTCGTCGGCCGTCGTGCCGATGGTTATCATGATCTCGAAAGCGTGGTCGCGTTCGCCGACTGCGCCGACCGGCTGACGCTGGAGCCGGGCGGCGAGCTGAAGCTCACCACCACCGGGCCGCTGGCTGCCGCTTGCGGCGACACCGCCGACAATCTCGTGCTCAAGGCCGCCAGGCTGCTGGCCGAGGCCGTCCCCGGCCTGAAGCTGGGCGCCTTCGCGCTCGACAAGGTGCTCCCCGTTGCAGCCGGCATCGGCGGCGGCTCGGCGGATGCAGCGGCCGCGCTGCGGCTCCTGGCGCGTCTGAACGATCTGTCGCTTGACGATCCCCGCATTCAGAAGGTCGCGCTCGCGACCGGCGCCGACGTGCCGGTGTGCCTCCTCTCGCGCGCCTGCGACATGACCGGCGTCGGCGAGCAGCTGTTGCCGCTCGCGCTGCCGAGTATGCCCTGCGTCATGGTCAATCCGCGCGTGCCTGTTGCCACCAAGGACGTGTTCCAGGCGCTGGGCTTGCGCAACGGCGAGCTCCTGGTCGGCGTCACCGACGTCATCCGCGCACCGGCTTGGCCCGAGGAGGGCGGCTCGATTTCCGACTGGGTCGAGGTTCTCGATACCGTCGCCAACGACCTTGAGGCGCCCGCGCTGCGGATCGAGCCTGTGATCGGCAAGGTGCTGGACGCCTTGCGCGATTCCGCCGGCGTCAAGCTCGCCCGCATGTCCGGCTCCGGGGCGACGTGCTTTGCGATCTACGGCGCGCCTGCGGAGGCGCATGCCGCCGCCGAAAAGATCCGCCGCGATCACCCCGACTGGTGGGTGCATGCGGGCACGTTGAGCTAA
- a CDS encoding DUF2007 domain-containing protein produces the protein MRELVRTNDMVLVSAIGALLDGANIHHLVLDQNMSIIEGSLGILPRRILVHEDDAEEARALLTEAGLSHELRGDD, from the coding sequence TTGCGTGAACTGGTTCGGACCAACGATATGGTGCTGGTGTCGGCGATCGGCGCGCTGCTCGACGGCGCCAACATCCATCACCTGGTGCTGGACCAGAACATGAGCATCATCGAGGGTTCGCTCGGCATCTTGCCGCGGCGGATCCTGGTTCATGAGGACGACGCCGAGGAAGCCAGGGCGCTCCTCACCGAAGCCGGCCTCAGCCACGAACTGCGCGGCGATGATTGA
- a CDS encoding alpha/beta fold hydrolase, which yields MASAPQSRFYESHGLRLHYADWGNEGAPVAILVHGGRDHCRSWDHIARSLQPHFRVLAPDLRGHGDSDWTRGGSYALTEYVYDLAQLVRSTAAPQVTLIGHSMGGMVSLIYSGAFPEQVTRLVVLDGVTMLPGTPKPPVHERIGKWVGQLDRLHDRIPRRYARIEDAAAQMMLHNKRLARDLALHLATHGARRNEDGSYSWKFDPYQRVSAPHRLWPDDHIELWSRITCPTLLLNAGESFLTGARAAGLERYFQNARVETIAGAGHWLQHDKPQEVLGEIRRFLGLDEDGAG from the coding sequence ATGGCTAGCGCCCCGCAAAGCCGCTTCTACGAATCGCACGGCCTGCGGCTGCACTACGCCGACTGGGGCAACGAGGGTGCACCCGTCGCCATCCTGGTGCACGGCGGTCGCGATCATTGCCGCAGCTGGGACCACATCGCGCGCTCGCTGCAACCGCATTTTCGCGTGCTCGCGCCCGACCTGCGTGGTCATGGTGATTCCGACTGGACGCGGGGCGGCAGCTACGCGCTGACAGAATATGTGTACGATCTCGCGCAGCTGGTTCGCAGCACCGCAGCGCCTCAGGTCACCCTGATCGGCCATTCGATGGGCGGCATGGTGAGCCTGATCTATTCGGGCGCATTCCCCGAACAGGTCACGAGGCTCGTCGTCCTCGACGGCGTGACCATGTTGCCCGGTACACCAAAGCCGCCGGTGCATGAGCGCATCGGCAAATGGGTCGGCCAGCTCGACAGGCTGCACGACCGCATCCCGCGCCGCTATGCGAGGATCGAGGACGCGGCCGCGCAGATGATGCTTCACAACAAGCGCCTGGCCCGCGACCTCGCGCTGCATCTCGCCACGCATGGCGCCCGGCGGAACGAGGACGGCAGCTATAGCTGGAAATTCGATCCCTACCAGCGCGTCTCTGCGCCGCACCGGCTCTGGCCCGACGATCACATCGAGCTGTGGTCGCGCATCACCTGCCCGACATTGCTGCTCAATGCCGGCGAAAGCTTTCTGACGGGCGCCAGGGCCGCAGGCCTGGAGCGCTATTTCCAGAACGCGCGCGTCGAAACCATCGCCGGGGCGGGACACTGGCTGCAGCACGACAAGCCGCAGGAGGTGTTGGGTGAGATCCGGCGGTTTCTCGGGCTCGACGAGGACGGCGCGGGTTAG
- a CDS encoding polyprenyl synthetase family protein produces MAVIVPFETPGASIEELVALVAPDMERVNATILSRTGSDVTMIPEVANHLISSGGKRLRPMLTLAMANLAGYAGDGHIKLAASVEFMHTATLLHDDVVDESEMRRGKLSARMLWGNEASVLVGDFLLGQAFRMMVEVGSLRALDILSAAAATIAEGEVMQLAAAKNTATTEDEYLAVIRGKTAELFAAACEVGPVIANRPKAEQTACRSVGMNLGIAFQLVDDVLDYGGKSAKLGKNTGDDFREGKITLPVVLAFRRGNDTERAFWIRALERGEIGDSDLDHAIGLMNKHRALEDTLSRAQHYGAMAVDALALFPPSPMKSALEQVVAFCLARSH; encoded by the coding sequence GTGGCCGTCATCGTACCTTTCGAAACTCCCGGCGCGTCGATCGAAGAGCTGGTTGCCCTTGTCGCCCCTGATATGGAGCGCGTCAATGCCACGATCCTGTCGCGGACCGGCTCCGACGTGACCATGATTCCGGAAGTGGCCAACCACCTGATCTCCTCCGGCGGCAAGCGGCTGCGGCCGATGCTGACGCTCGCCATGGCCAATCTCGCCGGCTACGCCGGTGACGGCCACATCAAGTTAGCTGCCTCAGTCGAGTTCATGCACACCGCGACGCTCCTGCACGACGACGTCGTCGACGAGAGCGAGATGCGCCGCGGCAAGCTCTCGGCCCGCATGCTCTGGGGCAACGAGGCGAGCGTGCTGGTCGGCGACTTCCTGCTGGGGCAAGCCTTCCGCATGATGGTCGAGGTCGGCTCGCTGCGCGCGCTCGACATCCTCTCCGCGGCCGCCGCCACCATTGCCGAAGGCGAGGTGATGCAGCTCGCGGCTGCCAAGAACACCGCGACCACCGAGGACGAATATCTCGCCGTGATCCGCGGCAAGACGGCCGAATTGTTCGCCGCCGCCTGCGAGGTCGGTCCCGTGATCGCCAACCGCCCCAAGGCGGAGCAGACCGCGTGCCGCTCGGTCGGCATGAATCTCGGCATCGCCTTCCAGCTCGTCGACGACGTGCTCGACTACGGCGGCAAGAGCGCCAAGCTCGGCAAGAACACCGGCGACGATTTCCGCGAAGGCAAGATCACGCTGCCCGTCGTGCTCGCCTTCCGCCGCGGCAACGACACCGAGCGCGCCTTCTGGATCCGGGCTCTCGAGCGCGGCGAGATCGGCGATTCCGATCTCGATCACGCCATTGGCCTGATGAACAAGCACCGCGCGCTCGAGGACACGCTGAGCCGCGCTCAGCACTACGGCGCCATGGCGGTGGATGCGCTCGCGCTGTTCCCGCCCTCGCCAATGAAGAGCGCGCTGGAGCAGGTCGTGGCGTTTTGCTTGGCAAGGTCGCATTAG
- a CDS encoding electron transfer flavoprotein-ubiquinone oxidoreductase, with the protein MSTEELPPRESMEFDVVIVGAGPSGLAAAIRLKQLNADLNVVVVEKGSEVGAHILSGAVIDPAGLDKLIPDWREDADCPLKTQVKDDRFYWMTGGGAIKLPNFMMPPLMDNHHCYIGSLGNVCRWLARKAEALGVEIYPGFAAAEVLYDEEGKVKGIATGDMGIGRDGKPKDSFTRGMELLGKYTLFAEGARGSLTKQLINKFVLDAKSEPPKFGIGLKEVWQIDPAKHQKGLIQHSFGWPLDMKTGGGSFLYHYDDNLVAVGFVVHLNYDDPYLSPFDEFQRFKTHPSIRGTFEGAKRLAYGARAITEGGYQSVPKLSFPGGALIGCAAGFVNVPRIKGVHNAMGTGMLAAEHVAAALAADRANDELVEYENAWRSSSVGKDLFLVRNVKPLWSKFGTVLGVALGGFDMWCNTLFGASLFGTQSHVKPDRATLDPAKSHAPRNYPKPDGKITFDKLSSVFLSNTNHEEDQPIHLKVTDMNLQKSSEHDVYAGPSNRYCPAGVYEWIEEGSGPRFQINAQNCVHCKTCDVKDPNGNITWVAPEGGGGPNYEAM; encoded by the coding sequence ATGAGCACCGAAGAACTTCCCCCGCGCGAATCCATGGAATTCGACGTCGTCATCGTCGGCGCCGGCCCCTCGGGTCTGGCGGCCGCGATCCGGCTGAAGCAGCTCAACGCTGATCTCAACGTCGTCGTGGTGGAGAAGGGCTCCGAGGTTGGCGCGCACATCCTCTCGGGCGCCGTGATCGATCCCGCGGGCCTCGACAAGCTGATCCCGGACTGGCGCGAGGATGCCGACTGCCCGCTGAAAACGCAGGTCAAGGACGACCGCTTCTACTGGATGACCGGCGGCGGCGCGATCAAGCTGCCGAATTTCATGATGCCGCCGCTGATGGACAATCATCACTGCTACATCGGCTCGCTCGGCAATGTCTGCCGCTGGCTGGCGCGCAAGGCCGAGGCGCTCGGCGTCGAGATCTATCCGGGCTTTGCGGCGGCCGAGGTGCTCTATGACGAGGAGGGCAAGGTCAAGGGCATCGCCACCGGCGACATGGGCATCGGCCGCGACGGCAAGCCAAAGGATTCCTTCACCCGCGGCATGGAATTGCTCGGCAAGTACACGCTGTTCGCCGAAGGCGCCCGAGGCAGCCTGACCAAGCAGCTCATCAACAAATTCGTCCTGGACGCCAAGAGCGAGCCGCCGAAGTTCGGCATCGGCCTCAAGGAGGTCTGGCAGATCGATCCCGCCAAGCACCAGAAGGGCTTGATCCAGCATTCATTCGGCTGGCCGCTCGACATGAAGACCGGGGGCGGCTCGTTCCTCTATCATTATGACGACAATCTCGTCGCCGTCGGCTTCGTCGTGCATCTGAACTACGACGATCCCTATCTATCCCCGTTCGACGAATTCCAGCGTTTCAAGACCCACCCCTCGATCCGCGGCACCTTCGAAGGCGCCAAGCGGCTCGCTTACGGCGCGCGTGCGATCACCGAGGGCGGCTATCAGTCGGTGCCGAAGCTGAGCTTCCCCGGCGGCGCGCTGATCGGCTGCGCGGCCGGCTTCGTCAACGTGCCGCGCATCAAGGGCGTGCACAATGCGATGGGCACCGGCATGCTGGCTGCCGAACATGTTGCGGCCGCGCTCGCCGCCGACCGCGCCAATGACGAGCTGGTCGAATATGAGAACGCCTGGCGCTCCTCGTCGGTCGGCAAGGACCTGTTCCTGGTTCGCAACGTCAAGCCGCTGTGGTCGAAGTTCGGCACCGTGCTCGGCGTCGCGCTGGGCGGCTTCGACATGTGGTGCAATACGCTGTTCGGCGCCTCACTGTTTGGCACGCAGTCGCACGTCAAGCCCGACCGCGCCACGCTCGATCCGGCCAAGAGCCACGCGCCCAGGAACTACCCGAAGCCGGACGGCAAGATCACGTTCGACAAGCTGTCCTCGGTGTTTTTGTCCAACACCAATCACGAGGAGGACCAGCCGATCCATCTGAAGGTCACCGACATGAACCTCCAGAAGAGCTCCGAGCACGACGTCTATGCCGGCCCCTCGAATCGCTATTGCCCGGCTGGTGTCTATGAATGGATCGAGGAGGGCTCCGGTCCGCGCTTCCAGATCAACGCCCAGAACTGCGTCCACTGCAAGACCTGCGACGTGAAGGATCCCAACGGCAACATCACCTGGGTTGCCCCGGAGGGCGGCGGCGGCCCGAACTACGAGGCGATGTGA
- a CDS encoding tRNA1(Val) (adenine(37)-N6)-methyltransferase, with the protein MIEAADITEDGFLGGQLRLMQKRSGHRAGHDAVLLAAATDAKAGDRVVDLGAGVGTAGLALARRVAGIRLSLVEIDPELAQLARANAAANAIPAEAIVLDVTADAQAFAAKGLLPDSADAVLMNPPFNDPARHRGSPDQARHTAHVATQETLHAWVHAARRILRSSGVLTLIWRADGICDVMAALSRGFGSLAILPVHGEAGKPAIRVLVRAVKGGRAPTRLLPGLMLNEESNVPKKEVRDILEGRAALPLAEP; encoded by the coding sequence ATGATTGAGGCCGCGGATATTACCGAGGACGGCTTTCTCGGCGGGCAGTTGCGCTTGATGCAGAAGCGGTCAGGTCACCGCGCCGGGCACGACGCCGTCCTGCTCGCAGCGGCGACCGACGCTAAGGCGGGTGACCGCGTCGTCGATCTCGGCGCCGGCGTCGGCACGGCGGGGCTCGCGCTGGCGCGTCGCGTCGCGGGGATCAGGCTCAGCCTGGTCGAGATCGATCCGGAACTGGCGCAGCTCGCGCGGGCCAACGCCGCGGCGAACGCGATTCCCGCCGAGGCCATCGTGCTCGACGTCACCGCCGATGCGCAGGCGTTTGCAGCAAAGGGACTTCTGCCCGACAGTGCCGACGCTGTGCTGATGAACCCGCCCTTCAACGATCCCGCACGCCATCGCGGCTCACCGGATCAGGCGCGCCACACTGCGCATGTGGCGACGCAGGAGACGCTGCATGCGTGGGTGCATGCAGCCCGGCGTATTCTCCGATCGAGCGGCGTGCTGACTCTGATCTGGCGCGCGGACGGAATCTGCGACGTCATGGCAGCGCTGTCACGCGGCTTCGGCAGCCTTGCGATCCTGCCGGTTCATGGCGAAGCGGGAAAACCCGCCATCCGCGTGCTGGTGCGCGCAGTCAAAGGCGGCCGGGCACCGACGCGATTGCTGCCCGGCCTCATGCTTAACGAGGAGTCAAACGTGCCTAAAAAAGAGGTGCGGGATATTCTGGAGGGGAGGGCGGCGTTGCCGCTGGCGGAGCCGTGA